The following DNA comes from Castanea sativa cultivar Marrone di Chiusa Pesio chromosome 10, ASM4071231v1.
ACATAActaaatatatctatatatatacacatatctatatatatatatatatatacacacacatatcttATAGATACATGAATTTGCATGAAATATAATTGACACACAATCAAGGTATAATTACAATAGCAAGTAAATTTGCATGAACTATAAAATTGAtatacaattaaaatttaatttggattttttattgtacatatatatatatatatatatatatatatatatatatatatatatatatatatatatatatatgttttaagagaACATATGATGGAAGTCAGAATATCAAATATACttaaatgaatttcattttaGTATAGGAagtgatgatgccaaaatcgtcAGTTGAATGGATTTGTCCAGATGGGTCGGCACGGGTTCGTCCTTGAGACCTGTTAGGTTAAGAGCAAAGTCCTCTCTGTCTGATCACAAGTGTGGTGCCGGTCACAGAGTTttcgatgataaagtcagtaaaTGAATTTTTCAATGATAGAGAGACCTTGGTGGTGGGAATAAGTATAAGTATATGCGTGTCCCTCTTTTAGGATTTGACAGGTTTGTATATATAGGTTTTCTAAAGTAGTCATTGGCCTCCTTAAATGGTAAATTCAAGCTTGTTTGAGTAATGTCTTAGGTCTTTACTTGGTCTTTATGATGGCTCCAACGGTCTCCTTGTTGATATTTAACCGTCGGGGCGTTGAATGGTGGCatttatgtctggtcctcgtcCAGGTTGGCTTTCTCTGGACGAGGGTAATTATTTTGTCTATAAGTTGCCCCCTATTCCGAGGTCATCCATACATGTCATGACGACTTCGAGAATATGAAAAGTCTTTTTGCTCGAATGAGACTCTCGCTATTTTCGTTGTTTTCGCATTTAAGGCAGAGCGGCGGCGATGTACGTGTTGTGGCCACATGTTGTATTCTGACCGGTGGATATCAATGCTTTACTCAAGGGACCTTTGGGCTTCCCGCTGTTTTTCAATATTTCGTGCCTAGCTTTTTAAACTATTTtgcttttctctttctcccttactttttctctccctttgcGCAATTGttgctttgtgttttttttttcctccgaACTTTCTgacttttgtcacatttttcCTTTATAGGACTGTTCATTTGAGGTACGGTTTCTTTTCCCTTGCTTTATTCTTTCTAGTGAAAACTATTTgtcttccttttttgtttttagataaGAATTTCCaacctttttcctttttgagttCCATGGTTGAGAGCTCTAAGGTTAGGCGACTCTGTCCttccatttcatttttctttccatttcatttcatttttctttaggttttgtGTTTGGGGGCGGCGGCTTAGGTTTAGTGTTGGCCGATCTGCTTCCCTTGCTTCGTCAGTCAGTGAATTGGTTCGAGGAACTGGTGGGTGACCACGGGCTATGTCTGAAGTAAGATCTAGTGAGTTGGAAACTGGGTTGTCGTTTAGTGACGACCCTGTTGAGGCGGAGGTTGATACCGCTGCCACTGGACGGAAGGAGGCCAGGGCATTTCATGCCCTCAGTGAAGAGTGTGCGTTGGACGTTGACACtctttttaggtttagggataggtcTTAGTTTCTGGAGGAGGTTAGGATTCGTCTCCCTCATGAAGGGGAGAGGGCTTGCCACTTCTTGCCTAGGGAAGTGTGCTTTTATGAGGCAGCTTTCCAGTGTGGGCTTAGGTTTCCCATCTACCCTTTTATCATGGAACTATTGAACCATTTTAACATCGCTCCTAGGCAACTTATGCCGAACTCGTGGAGGATAGTGGTTAGCTGTATGGAGATCTAGATGATCGTCATTGATGGGAATATGATCAGGCTAGACGAATTTGTTCACCTGTATCGTCTGAAGGAGTCGAAGGAGTACGGGTATTACGAACTCATGCCCTAGGTTAGGAAAGCTAGGATCGTTACTGGTCTTCCTTCGTCTTTCCGGTATTGGAAGTCTCAGTTCTTTTTTCGTGTCTAGGGAGGGATGGGAGACTTTATCTGATGATTTTGGGGCGAAGTTCCCAGGTTGCTTTATCGTTGGGGAGCACCGAGTTTAGGTGCACTATCTTTCCGCAagtcccttcttcttcttctttttccttggcTTGTTACTAACCTCTTCTTTGTTGCGTCTGTGCAGTTAAGAAGTGTCCAAAACTTAAAAGCAGGTACAAAGATTGCGTCAAAGCTACTACTGAATATGCAAAGACGATTGATGACTTTGATGATCTGGTCAATCCGAGAACATTGGCTCGTCATTGCCTTGGTCCAAAGTCTTCCCCTTTTGTTCTGCGTGCTATTGAAATTGAAGAAAAGAGTAAGTGTTCTTTTGCTTCATCCTGAAATAATCCCTTTTTTTTAACGAAACCTGTTTCTCTTTTGCAGAGATTATGATGAAGTTCAATCAGGAAATGTATGCCAAGATAAGGGCCAGAAAGAACGAGCCCCTCTCAAGCCTTGGGAAGAGGGGAGTACAGGTGGTTGAGAAGGGAACCCTAGTTACTCCTGTTGTTTCCATCGCCGAGACCACGAGGGTCGCTTCTCCTACCACTTTAGTGGAAGAGATCACCCCTCGTTCGAAGAGGCAACGAGTGGCAGATAAAGGCAAGGAGAAGGTGGGCTCTCTATTGTCTAGTGTTTGGGATGATGCCGGCCTGGCTTTGATTAGGGTGCAGGACGCCTTTACTGCCAAGGATCTTAAGGTGCTCTTGGGAATGCCTTCCAATGAGATCGTGAGTCGTCACATCCACAAACTAGTCCAGGTATTGTACTtgtactctcttttttttaaaaggttctGTGCCTCATATgacctttctttttccttagatgTTGGGTGAGACAATTCATATTACCTTTGAGTACTTGGGCCATGAGGCGAAGGCAATATCGGCAAGTTCCAAGGTGGACGCTCTGGAGGCTGAGAATGCAAAGCTAAGAAAGGATATGATCTTTGCAATGGATGAGGCCAATTCTTCCAAGGAGAGGGTTAAGGTTTTGGCAAACGAGCTGAAGGTTGAGAAGCAGCTGACCTTGGAGAAGGATGAACAACTCCAGGTGGCGAACCAGAAAATCAAGACCGTAGTTGCTAAACCTGTTGAGGCCTTTCAACATATTGAAGAGTACAACATCGTGCGCTTCAGCTGGACTTCGAGGCCGTTGATAGAGAGATGGAGATTGACGAGGTGTCTTAATCTGCTACAGTGGTTCCTAGGGACAATGCGCCGAGTGGGGCTGGCCGTGGATCTGAGGTGCTACTCTCGATGTGGCCGGTGGGAACAAAGCTGCTACTTAGCTGTTTATAAAATCTATccagtttatatatatttttgttttcatttcatttttggcACCTAGTATgtttttttgggctttattttaTGCTTTCAAGACAATGCCTTTTTGCCCCAtgttttttgggctttaatTACTGATTATGGGAAAACTTACATATTTATGCTATGGTTCATTTTCATACCTTCGATGGTTTTTCTTCTAGTCTTTCATGGTCGTTATGTTGACATTATTGGTGATTTGTGCATGACTTACATCCATCAAATGCGAATTCTCATCTGCTTGCGCTTTTCGTTAGTGTTTTATATCCGTCAGTGAATTACCTCCATCtaagaaattttatcatttgGCTTCGTTTATGATTTACATTCGTctaaggaattttatcacttagcATTTTTTAGGTGATTTACTTCCATTTAAGGAACTTTATCACCTAGCTTCATTAGTGATTTACATCGGTctaaggaatcttatcacttagcctttTTCTAGGTtatttacatccatttaaggaattttatcacttgGTTTcatcagtgatttacatccgtctaaAAATTTTTATCACTTGACCTTTTTTTAGGTGATTtgcatccatttaaggaattttatcacttgGCTTCGTCaatgatttacatccgtctaaggaattttatcacttagcattttttaggtgatttacatccatctaaggaattttatcacttgatttcgtcagtgatttacatccgtctaagaaatcttatcacttagcctttttttaggtgatttacatccaattaaggaattttatcacttgGCTTCGTTAATGATTTACATCTATctaaggaattttatcatcGGGCCATTTTTAGTTTATCCGCACTTGCACACAATCTAATGAAATATTTGCTAAATAGtacttttattactttatttcagAAGAAGATGTTACTATCATGAATACAATGGTACTTTACTTCTATTGATGGTATTTTTTCAAATGCTCGATGTTCCATGGCCGTGGTAACTTCTTTCCGTCCATTGACTCCAGGTGGTAGCTGCCTTGTCTCGAGTAATGGATGACCTTGTAGGGTTCTTTCCAGGTTGGTTCAAGCTTCCCTTGGGTTGGATCCTCTGTCGCCTGTGTGACTTTGCACAGGACAAGGTCTCCTATATTAAGTCTTCTGAGCTTCACTCTCTTGTTGTAATACTCGACCATCTTCTGCTGGTATCTCGCAATCTTTTGGGATGCTTCCTTTCTTACTTCGTCCAGACAGTCTAGGTTGACTTTCAATTGATCGTCATTACCTTCTTCATGGAAGGCCTCTATTCTCATACTGGTGACTCCTACTTCAACTGGTATCACTGCCTCAGTGCCGTAGGTAAGTTTGAAGGGCGTCTCTCCTTTCGGGGTCCTCGTGAGAGTTCTGTATACCCACAAGACATTGGGTAGTTCTTTAGGCCATGCACTTTTCACCTCTTCCAATCGGACTTTGATGATCTTCAACATCGTTCGGTTTGTCACTTCTGTCTATCCTAGAGATGAAAACTGGTTCCTAATCCCTAGTTCCGAGCAAAAGTTTCTAAATTCTTGGCTGTTGAACTGGCGTCCGTTGTCTGATATTATTGTTCTGGGTATCTCGAACCTGCACATTATGTTTCTCCACATAAAGTTCTGGATCTTTGCCTTCGTGATAGTTGGTAGTGCTTttgcttcaacccattttgtaAAGTAGTCAATGGCAACTAACAAAAACTTTACTTGTCTCTTACATTGAGGAAGTGGACCCACGATGTCTATTTCCCATTGAGCGAATGACCATGAGGAAGTTATAGTCGTCATCTTTTCTCCTGGGAAGCGCTGGATATTTCAAAATCTCTGGAACTTGTTGCACCATTCAACAAACTCCCTCACGTCCTTCTGCATGATAGGCCAGAAGTAACCTGTTCTGATGATCTTGCTTACCAGGGATCTCGAGCTAGTGTGGTCGCCACATATTCCTTCATGGACTTCTTCGAGAATATATTtagcttcatcttcttcaacacACTTTAGGTAGGGCATAGAGAACCCTCTTTTATACAGGGTGTCATTCAAGATCGTGAACCTTGCTGTTCTCTTTCGGATCTTCCTAGCTTCATCAACGTCTGTTAGGAGTTGTACGTCTTTAAGAAAGGATAGGATCAGAGCCGTCCACCCGTTCTGGCTTTGAACCTCGAAAGTGTGGATTTCTTCAATGCTGGGATACTTTTGGACTTCTACTCTCAAGTCTGAGGGCGTTGATCCTTCTTTTGAAGTCTACCCAATCTAATTCTTGAGTTAAGTGCTCCGTCAGCCTGAGGTATTTCCGCATCCTGTCCTCCTTTGCTTCATATTCACCCTTTATTTGCCCGATCACCAACTTATAATAACTTTGGAGGAGTTGGTTTCTGGCACCCAACGCTTTTTTGACTCTAAGCCACATTAGTATGGCTTCATATTCTGCTTCATTATTGGTAGCGGGAAATTGAAGTTACACCCCATACCTGAGGACATTCCCCTCTGGGGTGATGATGATGACCCCtactccctttctttttcaggttGACGACCCATTAGTTTGTATTGTCCATCTTTCTAAGTTGTCTTGGACTTCTTTCTCGAGAACTATAAACTCAGCAACGAAGTCTGTCAACGCTTGTGCCTTAATTGCTGTTCTGGGGTGGTATTCAATGTCGAACTGGCTAAGTTTAACTACCTATTGTATCATCCTTCTTGCAGCTTCGGGCTTGTTCATTGATTTTCTTATTGGCTAGTCCGTCATTACCAAAATAGGGTTTGCTTGGAAGTAGGGACGTAGTTTACGAGAGGCGACAATCAAGGCAAAAGCAATCTTTACAATCCGCAAATATTTTGCCTTAGATCCTTGGAAGACATAGTAAACCGGGAGTTGTACTTTATTCTCCTCTCGAATCAGAGCTGCACTTACGGTGGTGGTTTACATTGCTAAGTATAGAAGCATGTCTTCTCCTTCCTTTGATGGACTTAGGAGTGATGGGTTGCTTAGGTAAAGCTTCAGTTCCTAGAAGGCCTTCTTGCACTCCTTTGTCCAGGTGAAAGCTTGCTTTAGAGTC
Coding sequences within:
- the LOC142612296 gene encoding uncharacterized protein LOC142612296, with product MLKIIKVRLEEVKSAWPKELPNVLWVYRTLTRTPKGETPFKLTYGTEAVIPVEVGVTSMRIEAFHEEGNDDQLKVNLDCLDEVRKEASQKIARYQQKMVEYYNKRVKLRRLNIGDLVLCKVTQATEDPTQGKLEPTWKEPYKVIHYSRQGSYHLESMDGKKLPRPWNIEHLKKYHQ